One Besnoitia besnoiti strain Bb-Ger1 chromosome VIII, whole genome shotgun sequence DNA segment encodes these proteins:
- a CDS encoding hypothetical protein (encoded by transcript BESB_085630) — MKNPENARVLKKFALFAVLVAALPISTVLFLPGFVVGILQILQPESSKDWLEDTAKLCGAIVSVVLVNVVMLLYAALAYQEEKADWETVTRAQASRPGPEQKSSAASGTKKSN, encoded by the coding sequence ATGAAGAATCCGGAGAACGCTCGTGTACTGAAGAAGTTCGCGCTGTTCGCTGTTTTGGTGGCAGCCCTTCCGATATCTACGGTGCTCTTCCTGCCTGGATTCGTTGTTGGCATTCTGCAAATACTGCAACCGGAGTCCAGCAAAGATTGGCTGGAAGACACTGCGAAGCTGTGCGGAGCCATCGTCTCTGTTGTGCTGGTGAATGTGGTCATGCTGCTTTATGCAGCGCTGGCCTATCAGGAAGAGAAAGCTGACTGGGAGACTGTCACGAGAGCTCAGGCGAGCCGCCCCGGTCCAGAGCAGAAAAGCAGTGCCGCTTCGGGCACGAAGAAAAGCAACTAA
- a CDS encoding hypothetical protein (encoded by transcript BESB_085640): protein MFPYGGILISPSSISTHAVPGFLLARAADSSEKTEDSGGNGEWLGGFGNKNELFLPGERAVQSNKPKGMAKQKRQVGQSNALSEKPVDETPPIWKAFFKATKEKLFTGTLKNISVWTGLAIIVSVIATYAAYRSLNQFRDTSFRQMEEQLNATRARHDELAQQNPQERLIEATENAKQQTITLQRIRASQQQGVSDLLAEGIARDSNTALANLVGTLSTILSVKPA from the coding sequence ATGTTCCCTTATGGGGGCATACTGATATCTCCGAGTTCTATTAGTACGCACGCTGTTCCAGGTTTCCTCCTTGCGAGGGCTGCCGATTCATCGGAGAAAACTGAAGACAGTGGAGGAAATGGAGAATGGCTGGGTGGATTCGGAAACAAAAACGAGCTTTTCCTTCCTGGGGAAAGGGCGGTTCAGTCAAATAAGCCCAAGGGGATGGCCAAGCAGAAGAGGCAAGTGGGACAGAGCAACGCTCTATCCGAGAAACCTGTTGATGAGACTCCCCCTATATGGAAGGCGTTTTTCAAAGCTACAAAAGAGAAGCTGTTTACTGGAACGTTGAAGAATATTTCTGTGTGGACGGGGCTCGCTATTATCGTTTCTGTTATTGCCACTTATGCTGCATATCGGTCATTGAATCAGTTCAGGGACACCAGCTTCAGACAAATGGAAGAACAGCTCAATGCCACCAGGGCACGGCATGATGAACTCGCTCAGCAGAATCCGCAGGAGAGATTGATTGAGGCGACAGAAAACGCAAAGCAGCAAACCATAACCCTCCAACGCATCCGAGCATCACAGCAGCAGGGGGTCTCTGACCTGTTGGCCGAAGGAATCGCGCGTGACAGCAATACCGCTTTGGCTAACTTGGTAGGCACACTGAGCACAATCTTGTCTGTAAAACCCGCCTAA